A genome region from Bombus terrestris chromosome 10, iyBomTerr1.2, whole genome shotgun sequence includes the following:
- the LOC100651887 gene encoding uncharacterized protein LOC100651887 isoform X2, giving the protein MKTLTILLLTVLVSGVVPRSNALSDPNDAISSTDESLNLIEDSAESSKKSLLKTNDTSGKVSYSTAATINGEAKDKTSISGDKRTQDGAKVEVNGEKRVNLTSSSNSLRTIGDNSITGSSTKPKLDKDEDAPYEDDMNEDEEYENEDEYDDTDEDDNENDQEPEDDEQVMTQCPDYCKCSGEYAAVSTATCTKLVEHQSFDRNIVHLRIENAGLISLGPHAFQSRGFQQLESIVISDTRIIELNQTAFDGIPYLFSINLTRNDIQDIHPNTFQSNKQLSLLAISGNPLKHTQDLKLAKHGLFDAPSVTEFDFSFNGLTKLKRTAFSKMNGLTYVNLKGNKLKEIDSESFSTLESLLEVDLSNNMLNELPVDLFSNSRVQTLRIAGNNLTNLSTIQAPRVKLLDVSNNKIKIIAKDDFSDATLLDTLTIRSNGLKRIHQHAFTNLNQLTNLDISDNKLTSLTEHHLRANSMLQVLLMNDNPELETLPIFKTSGPDSNTFSVYRFECSNCGLYFLEEGTFNAMPAIARLNLSRNRLTGLPDGLLSRLSSLRILDLSDNIISTLESNMFRGATSLTKINLAGNPLTALQVTPFLMTPSLNKLDVSRCALERVWSEARLPLNSLRSLSVRQNLLRRITVEELRAMPNIVGLDLSYNSLDCDVEFKDAVQWLTDHGVTPLELSSYISNYGDSDNYQDLEGISQWTDLAKIVCDGISSGPRPRPVPHKETKLKIFLGGFDTSEDSDPLLGSSVESDEDFPKLHNFDHGIKSNEESEKAWTTQDQEYEDFVASENMEYHPWYTNALWPVFIVIIIIFLILLLTARIAIYLTKRRGQGPVIRPPMILRQGLIDNKNCGLVYKPLQEEIATPHVPKRGSFYSSSTFHYDKIVPESV; this is encoded by the exons ATGAAGACTCTGACCATTTTGCTGCTTACGGTACTCGTATCTGGAGTGGTTCCTCGAAGTAATGCTCTATCTGATCCTAACGACGCAATATCATCTACAGACGAATCGTTAAACCTTATAGAAGATTCTGCAGAATCATCGAAAAAATCTTTACTTAAGACAAACGATACGTCCGGGAAAGTGTCTTATTCCACTGCCGCAACAATAAATGGAGAAGCAAAAGACAAAACGTCCATTTCGGGTGATAAGAGG ACTCAAGATGGAGCTAAAGTGGAAGTTAATGGTGAAAAACGCGTAAATTTAACATCCTCCTCAAATTCATTAAGGACGATCGGCGATAATAGCATAACTGGAAGCAGTACTAAACCAAAATTAGATAAAGATGAAGACGCACCCTACGAAGATGATATGAACGAGGACGAAGAATATGAAAACGAAGACGAATATGACGATACTGATGAAGACGATAACGAAAACGACCAAGAGCCCGAAGATGATGAACAAGTGATGACACAATGTCCCGATTATTGTAAATGTAGTGGGGAGTATGCAGCTGTATCGACTGCAAC ATGCACCAAACTCGTGGAACATCAATCTTTTGACAGAAATATTGTACATTTGCGTATAGAAAATGCTGGTCTAATTAGTCTTGGCCCTCATGCATTTCAGTCACGAGGTTTCCAACAATTGGAATCTATTGTGATTTCTGACACGAGAATAATCGAATTAAATCAAACTGCGTTTGATGGAATACCCtacttattttctataaatttaacaCGTAACGATATTCAAGACATTCATCCGAACACTTTCCAAAGCAACAAACAACTATCATTACTTGCTATTTCTGGAAATCCATTAAAGCATACGCAAGATTTGAAATTGGCAAAACATGGCCTGTTTGACGCTCCATCAGTTACAGAGTTTGATTTTTCCTTTAATGGTTTGACAAAACTAAAACGTACAGCGTTTTCAAAAATGAATGGTCTGACTTACGTTAATTTAAAAGGTAACAAATTAAAGGAAATTGACAGCGAATCTTTTAGCACGTTGGAATCACTTCTGGAAGTGGATCTTTCGAACAATATGTTGAACGAACTTCCTGTTGATCTCTTTTCTAACAGTAGGGTTCAAACACTTCGTATTGCTG GAAATAATTTGACCAATTTGAGTACTATACAAGCACCGAGAGTGAAATTATTAGATGtatctaataataaaatcaagATAATAGCAAAAGATGACTTTTCTGATGCAACCCTACTGGATACATTGACAATTAGATCGAATGGCCTCAAGAGAATTCATCAACATGCTTTTACTAATCTTAATCAACTTACTAATCTTGATATTAGTGATAATAAACTAACTTCTCTAACAGAACACCATTTAAGAGCTAATTCGATGTTACAAGTTTTATTAATGAACGATAACCCCGAATTGGAGACCTTGCCAATATTCAAAACATCTGGACCTGACTCTAATACATTCAG TGTATATCGATTTGAATGCTCAAATTGTGGTTTGTATTTCCTCGAAGAAGGAACTTTCAACGCCATGCCAGCCATAGCACGATTAAATTTATCTAGAAATCGTTTGACTGGCCTTCCTGACGGACTTCTGAGTCGCCTCTCGTCTTTGCGAATTCTTGATCTTTCTGACAATATAATTAGTACTTTGGAAAGTAATATGTTCCGTGGTGCCACTAGTTTAACTAAAATCAATCTTGCGGGTAATCCTTTGACAGCATTACAAGTGACACCATTCCTCATGACTCCCAGTCTTAATAAACTCGATGTAAGCAGATGCGCTTTGGAGAGAGTTTGGTCTGAAGCTAGACTTCCACTGAATAGTTTACG ATCCCTGTCAGTTCGGCAAAATCTTCTTCGTCGGATTACTGTAGAAGAACTAAGAGCAATGCCAAATATTGTTGGTTTGGACTTATCATATAATTCTCTTGATTGTGATGTTGAGTTTAAAGATGCTGTACAATGGCTCACGGATCATGGTGTGACGCCACTTGAATTGTCAAg TTATATAAGCAATTATGGTGATAGTGACAACTATCAAGACTTGGAAGGTATCAGTCAATGGACGGATTTGGCAAAAATAGTTTGTGACGGCATTAGTTCTGGACCACGACCGAGACCGGTTCCTCataaagaaacgaagttgaaaatTTTCCTTGGTGGATTTGACACGTCAGAAGATTCAGACCCTCTACTGGGAAGCAGTGTTGAAAGTGATGAA GATTTTCCTAAACTACATAACTTTGATCACGGAATAAAGTCAAATGAAGAATCTGAGAAAGCCTGGACAACTCAAGATCAAGAATACGAAGACTTTGTTGCCTCTGAAAATATGGAATATCATCCTTGGTACACTAATGCACTTTGGCCTGTATTTATTGTGATTATCATAATTTTCTTGATTCTTCTACTAACGGCACGTATTGCAATTTATTTGACCAAACGGCGAGGTCAGGGACCTGTCATCAGGCCACCAATGATCCTTCGACAAGGTTTAATTGATAACAAGAACTGCGGTTTAGTATATAAGCCGCTTCAAGAAGAAATTGCTACACCGCATGTTCCGAAACGGGGTAGCTTTTACTCCAGCAGCACATTCCATTATGACAAAATCGTGCCAGAAAGTGTTTAG
- the LOC100651887 gene encoding extracellular matrix protein 2 isoform X1 — MKTLTILLLTVLVSGVVPRSNALSDPNDAISSTDESLNLIEDSAESSKKSLLKTNDTSGKVSYSTAATINGEAKDKTSISGDKRVTSKLKKDDLQLLKPFLGPKDLLLQEIHTLDEEASNSKTQDGAKVEVNGEKRVNLTSSSNSLRTIGDNSITGSSTKPKLDKDEDAPYEDDMNEDEEYENEDEYDDTDEDDNENDQEPEDDEQVMTQCPDYCKCSGEYAAVSTATCTKLVEHQSFDRNIVHLRIENAGLISLGPHAFQSRGFQQLESIVISDTRIIELNQTAFDGIPYLFSINLTRNDIQDIHPNTFQSNKQLSLLAISGNPLKHTQDLKLAKHGLFDAPSVTEFDFSFNGLTKLKRTAFSKMNGLTYVNLKGNKLKEIDSESFSTLESLLEVDLSNNMLNELPVDLFSNSRVQTLRIAGNNLTNLSTIQAPRVKLLDVSNNKIKIIAKDDFSDATLLDTLTIRSNGLKRIHQHAFTNLNQLTNLDISDNKLTSLTEHHLRANSMLQVLLMNDNPELETLPIFKTSGPDSNTFSVYRFECSNCGLYFLEEGTFNAMPAIARLNLSRNRLTGLPDGLLSRLSSLRILDLSDNIISTLESNMFRGATSLTKINLAGNPLTALQVTPFLMTPSLNKLDVSRCALERVWSEARLPLNSLRSLSVRQNLLRRITVEELRAMPNIVGLDLSYNSLDCDVEFKDAVQWLTDHGVTPLELSSYISNYGDSDNYQDLEGISQWTDLAKIVCDGISSGPRPRPVPHKETKLKIFLGGFDTSEDSDPLLGSSVESDEDFPKLHNFDHGIKSNEESEKAWTTQDQEYEDFVASENMEYHPWYTNALWPVFIVIIIIFLILLLTARIAIYLTKRRGQGPVIRPPMILRQGLIDNKNCGLVYKPLQEEIATPHVPKRGSFYSSSTFHYDKIVPESV, encoded by the exons ATGAAGACTCTGACCATTTTGCTGCTTACGGTACTCGTATCTGGAGTGGTTCCTCGAAGTAATGCTCTATCTGATCCTAACGACGCAATATCATCTACAGACGAATCGTTAAACCTTATAGAAGATTCTGCAGAATCATCGAAAAAATCTTTACTTAAGACAAACGATACGTCCGGGAAAGTGTCTTATTCCACTGCCGCAACAATAAATGGAGAAGCAAAAGACAAAACGTCCATTTCGGGTGATAAGAGGGtaacttcaaaattaaaaaaagatgatCTACAACTTTTAAAACCTTTCCTTGGTCCTAAGGATTTACTTTTGCAAGAAATTCATACTTTAGACGAAGAAGCTTCTAATTCTAAG ACTCAAGATGGAGCTAAAGTGGAAGTTAATGGTGAAAAACGCGTAAATTTAACATCCTCCTCAAATTCATTAAGGACGATCGGCGATAATAGCATAACTGGAAGCAGTACTAAACCAAAATTAGATAAAGATGAAGACGCACCCTACGAAGATGATATGAACGAGGACGAAGAATATGAAAACGAAGACGAATATGACGATACTGATGAAGACGATAACGAAAACGACCAAGAGCCCGAAGATGATGAACAAGTGATGACACAATGTCCCGATTATTGTAAATGTAGTGGGGAGTATGCAGCTGTATCGACTGCAAC ATGCACCAAACTCGTGGAACATCAATCTTTTGACAGAAATATTGTACATTTGCGTATAGAAAATGCTGGTCTAATTAGTCTTGGCCCTCATGCATTTCAGTCACGAGGTTTCCAACAATTGGAATCTATTGTGATTTCTGACACGAGAATAATCGAATTAAATCAAACTGCGTTTGATGGAATACCCtacttattttctataaatttaacaCGTAACGATATTCAAGACATTCATCCGAACACTTTCCAAAGCAACAAACAACTATCATTACTTGCTATTTCTGGAAATCCATTAAAGCATACGCAAGATTTGAAATTGGCAAAACATGGCCTGTTTGACGCTCCATCAGTTACAGAGTTTGATTTTTCCTTTAATGGTTTGACAAAACTAAAACGTACAGCGTTTTCAAAAATGAATGGTCTGACTTACGTTAATTTAAAAGGTAACAAATTAAAGGAAATTGACAGCGAATCTTTTAGCACGTTGGAATCACTTCTGGAAGTGGATCTTTCGAACAATATGTTGAACGAACTTCCTGTTGATCTCTTTTCTAACAGTAGGGTTCAAACACTTCGTATTGCTG GAAATAATTTGACCAATTTGAGTACTATACAAGCACCGAGAGTGAAATTATTAGATGtatctaataataaaatcaagATAATAGCAAAAGATGACTTTTCTGATGCAACCCTACTGGATACATTGACAATTAGATCGAATGGCCTCAAGAGAATTCATCAACATGCTTTTACTAATCTTAATCAACTTACTAATCTTGATATTAGTGATAATAAACTAACTTCTCTAACAGAACACCATTTAAGAGCTAATTCGATGTTACAAGTTTTATTAATGAACGATAACCCCGAATTGGAGACCTTGCCAATATTCAAAACATCTGGACCTGACTCTAATACATTCAG TGTATATCGATTTGAATGCTCAAATTGTGGTTTGTATTTCCTCGAAGAAGGAACTTTCAACGCCATGCCAGCCATAGCACGATTAAATTTATCTAGAAATCGTTTGACTGGCCTTCCTGACGGACTTCTGAGTCGCCTCTCGTCTTTGCGAATTCTTGATCTTTCTGACAATATAATTAGTACTTTGGAAAGTAATATGTTCCGTGGTGCCACTAGTTTAACTAAAATCAATCTTGCGGGTAATCCTTTGACAGCATTACAAGTGACACCATTCCTCATGACTCCCAGTCTTAATAAACTCGATGTAAGCAGATGCGCTTTGGAGAGAGTTTGGTCTGAAGCTAGACTTCCACTGAATAGTTTACG ATCCCTGTCAGTTCGGCAAAATCTTCTTCGTCGGATTACTGTAGAAGAACTAAGAGCAATGCCAAATATTGTTGGTTTGGACTTATCATATAATTCTCTTGATTGTGATGTTGAGTTTAAAGATGCTGTACAATGGCTCACGGATCATGGTGTGACGCCACTTGAATTGTCAAg TTATATAAGCAATTATGGTGATAGTGACAACTATCAAGACTTGGAAGGTATCAGTCAATGGACGGATTTGGCAAAAATAGTTTGTGACGGCATTAGTTCTGGACCACGACCGAGACCGGTTCCTCataaagaaacgaagttgaaaatTTTCCTTGGTGGATTTGACACGTCAGAAGATTCAGACCCTCTACTGGGAAGCAGTGTTGAAAGTGATGAA GATTTTCCTAAACTACATAACTTTGATCACGGAATAAAGTCAAATGAAGAATCTGAGAAAGCCTGGACAACTCAAGATCAAGAATACGAAGACTTTGTTGCCTCTGAAAATATGGAATATCATCCTTGGTACACTAATGCACTTTGGCCTGTATTTATTGTGATTATCATAATTTTCTTGATTCTTCTACTAACGGCACGTATTGCAATTTATTTGACCAAACGGCGAGGTCAGGGACCTGTCATCAGGCCACCAATGATCCTTCGACAAGGTTTAATTGATAACAAGAACTGCGGTTTAGTATATAAGCCGCTTCAAGAAGAAATTGCTACACCGCATGTTCCGAAACGGGGTAGCTTTTACTCCAGCAGCACATTCCATTATGACAAAATCGTGCCAGAAAGTGTTTAG